The proteins below come from a single Drosophila busckii strain San Diego stock center, stock number 13000-0081.31 chromosome X, ASM1175060v1, whole genome shotgun sequence genomic window:
- the LOC108606817 gene encoding DENN domain-containing protein Crag isoform X2: MEEKRIADYFVVAGMPEQPQLLQENIFNDSGRLRAATTIEPITDIGVFFPLLGEQIPEGYQLLEYTPTGLPANLNHGSVRTTECYIFYRRGKDRPPLVDIGVLYDGHERIMSDAEIVAETPAGRVANVNNSSAKTFLTYRRARPDMPCNELVVTELCVIVQSKGERPPHAFCLIYKTLNKGYVGSDVYLCYKKSMYRPKHISYKPEILLRYPTMDHNDFPLKLCPSVPLFCLPMGASLEAWPHVNGNEKRKPISPVFSTFVLTVSDGTYKVYGSALTFYEDYDEALLSDEQRELLGWNDEFAAQHSLHMIKAICLLSHHPFGDTFDKWLKYLHRMVLYGVNMPIPVERYITQLLDEVPFPAPSIHLQLSNSESNDRILLTQPEDSPLPRSGAGFHMLLQNLGTDNCLHVLLLALTEQKILIHSLRPATLTAVAEAIVSLLFPFKWQCPYIPLCPLGLAEVLHAPLPYLIGVDSRFFDLYEPPTDVTCIDLDTNNISLCDSQRHLTPKLLPKRAARLLRQTLTELENAKPLSYESTNSLDRDIRKRKRELLLEQRIQEAFLLFMASILRGYRDYLVPISKAPSVGATDPSALFQLKAFLRSRDKSHHKFFELMMKTQMFIRFIEERSFVSDGDHGLSFFDEVAEKVSGYDETPTQLHLVDWDTGQSSERTKYIFPPDAPSAAAGQAAAELSYNYGNFTLQPELLLSNRRSAQSQTLLQLQLSASLSPGSPIARRTKHEVKLSQKLASRCQQHPEAWSKYLLATCYSLYFLILPSMVLDTRHGGKEADILRAAYDVLVRAAKLKITCDEFCYRIMMQLCGIHNLPVLAVRLHYLMKRSGVQPNALTYGFYNRCVLESQWPSDSTTLSQLRWNRIKNVVLGAAHFRRAGKRRAAAKLSKSLGASHEQNLSTLETVDGQSRSSLASSGDCAVVTSGGGGVGALLDFAALDRLRNKLGSIVRQTVAGGAADALPTGDVVNSAGLLISSEASTPHSPNKTRKHIMSIGDGEEEEEEDEVVEQQQQPNDATELIDDDDELQVELDADAEQDELDEHAQRARQRVQSPTKISPRTPVTQNDPLGALNEEEATPKSQVPPTETTTTTTITNALQSNIYSDKPILFRGQRSATFDESTQIGKSMHRSETMPVASSGVTHSLANIGSSLKFTFGPSLTGKKSNELIQGSLSSIKFAANSLTRKFDEIKGAISANSTPVKTNNGHPPHQPHNHQLNHNHQLNHNQHTNQHHHHHHHHHHHHHHHSHHHSHQQDAAALTGNGNGNAVGNAEDDNDNEGKLRRVPSDLDPWGRLSESRKSSYNNLVPLGENSAGSGTHQLYAFPALPDNLYSPTAEYAVAPDCDVLIGLTTCSQCHNCSVLLYDEEIMSGWSAEDSNLNTTCHACNKFTVPFLTVQLTRLAATDADTNDADSPLESPEAADKLSLTVPYLNPLVLRKELENILTQEGDMALIKPSFVQDHAIIYWNLLWLMERIETKTHLPELCLPAPSDEQQLDPLSKLKTVHIQCLWDNLNLHETSGPPMYILYRETRPTSPLIKALLTEQAQLSKNVIQQIISAIRCNDLATPLKRLANERHKLKNNGVERSHSFYRDILFLALTAIGRANVDLATFHREYAAVFDKLTERECNMYYRNQDLPPSASTIFCRAYFRPLLLP; encoded by the exons ATGGAGGAGAAGCGCATAGCGGACTACTTTGTGGTCGCTGGCATGCCGGAGCAgcctcagctgctgcaagAGAACATATTCAATGATTCGGGACGTCTGAGAGCGGCGACCACCATCGAACCTATAACCGATATTGGAGTGTTCTTTCCACTGCTGGGCGAGCAAATACCCGAAGGCTATCAGCTGCTCGAATATACGCCCACGGGACTGCCTGCGAATCTAAATCATGGATCAGTGCGCACCACCGAGTGTTATATATTCTATAGACGTGGCAAGGATCGACCGCCGCTGGTGGATATAG GTGTGCTCTATGATGGACACGAGCGTATCATGTCGGATGCGGAAATTGTCGCGGAGACGCCGGCGGGACGTGTAGCGAATGTTAACAATTCATCGGCGAAAACATTTCTCACATATCGACGCGCACGTCCCGATATGCCGTGCAATGAGCTTGTCGTGACCGAACTGTGCGTCATAGTCCAAAGCAAGGGCGAGCGACCACCACATGCATTCTGCTTGATCTACAAGACGCTGAACAAAGGCTATGTGGGCAGCGATGTTTATTTGTGCTACAAAAAGTCCATGTACCGTCCCAAGCATATAAGCTATAAGCCGGAGATATTGCTGCGCTATCCGACGATGGATCACAATGATTTTCCGCTTAAGTTATGTCCAAGTGTGCCGCTCTTTTGTCTGCCCATGGGCGCGAGCCTGGAGGCCTGGCCGCATGTCAATGGCAATGAGAAACGCAAACCGATTAGTCCAGTGTTTAGTACATTTGTTTTAACTGTTAGCGATGGCACGTATAAAGTTTATGGCTCTGCTTTAACCTTTTACGAGGATTACGA CGAAGCTCTCTTATCCGATGAACAGCGCGAGCTGCTTGGCTGGAATGATGAGTTTGCTGCTCAGCATTCGCTGCATATGATCAAGGCCATCTGCTTGCTATCGCATCATCCCTTTGGCGACACCTTCGACAAGTGGCTCAAGTATTTGCAC CGCATGGTCTTGTATGGCGTTAATATGCCCATACCCGTGGAGCGCTACATTACCCAGCTGCTGGATGAGGTGCCCTTTCCTGCGCCCAGCATTCACCTGCAGTTGTCCAACAGCGAGTCCAATGATCGCATCCTGTTAACCCAGCCCGAGGATTCGCCGTTGCCACGCAGTGGCGCTGGCTTTCATATGCTGCTCCAGAATCTGGGCACGGACAATTGCCTGCATGtcctgctgctggcgctcacCGAACAGAAGATACTCATACACTCACTTAg ACCCGCTACGCTAACAGCTGTGGCTGAGGCAATTGTGTCGCTGCTGTTTCCTTTCAAGTGGCAGTGCCCCTATATACCGTTATGTCCGCTAGGACTCGCCGAAGTGCTGCATGCGCCTTTGCCTTATTTAATAGGCGTAGACTCGCGCTTCTTCGATCTGTATGAGCCGCCAACAGATGTGACCTGCATCGATTTGGATACGAACAACATAAGC CTGTGCGACTCGCAGCGTCACTTGAcgccaaagctgctgccaaagcgtGCGGCGCGCTTGTTGCGTCAAACGCTCACCGAGCTGGAGAACGCCAAACCGCTGAGCTATGAGTCCACCAATAGTTTGGATCGCGATATACGCAAGCGCAAgcgtgagctgctgctggagcagcgcaTACAGGAAGcgtttttgctatttatggCGTCGATATTGCGTGGCTATCGTGACTATTTGGTGCCCATATCCAAGGCGCCATCGGTGGGAGCAACAGATCCAAGCGCGCTGTTTCAACTTAAAGCGTTTCTGCGCAGCAGAGATAAA TCGCATCACAAATTCTTTGAGCTAATGATGAAAACTCAAATGTTTATACGTTTTATTGAGGAGCGCAGCTTTGTAAGCGACGGCGATCATGGGTTAAGTTTCTTTGATGAGGTTGCTGAGAAAGTAAGCGGCTATGATGAGACGCCCACGCAGCTGCATTTGGTGGATTGGGATACGGGTCAGAGCAGCGAACGcaccaaatatatatttccaCCAGATGCaccaagtgctgctgctgggcaagctgcagctgagcttaGCTATAATTATGGCAACTTTACGCTGCAGCCGGAGCTGCTGCTAAGCAATCGACGCAGCGCGCAATCgcaaacgctgctgcagctgcagctaagcgCTTCACTATCCCCAGGTTCACCCATTGCGCGACGCACCAAGCACGAGGTGAAGCTATCACAAAAGCTTGCGAGTCGCTGTCAGCAGCATCCGGAGGCATggagcaaatatttgctggcCACCTGCTATTCGCTTTACTTTCTTATACTGCCCTCCATGGTGCTGGACACGCGTCATGGCGGCAAGGAGGCGGACATTTTACGCGCCGCCTATGACGTGCTGGTGCGCGCCGCCAAGCTGAAGATTACCTGCGATGAGTTTTGCTATCGCATCATGATGCAGCTCTGCGGCATTCACAATCTGCCAGTGCTCGCAGTGCGTCTGCACTATCTAATGAAGCGTTCGGGCGTGCAGCCCAATGCCTTGACCTACGGCTTCTACAATCGCTGCGTGCTGGAGTCGCAGTGGCCCAGCGACAGCACCACGTTGAGTCAGCTACGCTGGAATCGCATTAAGAATGTTGTGCTGGGTGCGGCGCATTTTAGACGCGCGGGCAAGCGTCGTGCTGCCGCCAAGCTAAGCAAATCTTTGGGCGCATCGCATGAGCAAAATCTAAGCACACTGGAAACTGTGGATGGTCAGTCCCGCAGCAGTTTGGCCAGCTCGGGTGACTGCGCTGTTGTTActagtggcggcggcggcgttggcgcGCTGCTTGACTTTGCTGCACTCGATCGGCTGCGCAATAAACTTGGCAGCATTGTGCGTCAAACTGTTGCGGGTGGTGCTGCCGATGCGCTGCCCACGGGTGATGTGGTCAACAGCGCGGGGCTGCTCATCAGCAGCGAAGCCAGCACGCCGCATTCACCCAACAAAACGCGCAAACATATTATGAGCATAGGCGATggcgaggaggaggaggaggaggatgaagtggtggagcagcagcagcagccaaacgaCGCCACTGAGCtcattgatgatgatgatgaactGCAGGTTGAGCTCGATGCGGATGCGGAGCAGGATGAGCTCGATGAGCATGCCCAGCGGGCCAGGCAACGTGTGCAGAGCCCAACCAA AATCTCTCCGCGCACGCCCGTAACCCAAAACGATCCGTTGGGTGCACTCAACGAAGAGGAAGCCACGCCCAAATCGCAAGTGCCGCCcacagagacaacaacaacgacaacaataacaaatgcactACAGAGCAATATATATAGCGATAAGCCGATATTATTCCGTGGACAGCGTAGCGCAACGTTCGATGAATCGACGCAGATTGGGAAGAGCATGCATCGGTCGGAGACAATGCCGGTGGCCAGTAGTGGGGTGACTCATAGTCTGGCCAACATTGGTTCCTCGCTAAAGTTTACTTTCGG TCCCAGCCTGACGGGCAAGAAATCCAACGAGCTTATCCAAGGCAGTCTGAGCAGCATTAAGTTTGCAGCCAATTCGCTGACGCGGAAGTTTGATGAAATCAAGGGCGCCATATCGGCCAACTCAACGCCGGTAAAGACCAACAATGGGCATCCGCCGCATCAGCCACATAATCATCAACTCAATCACAATCACCAACTGAATCACAATCAGCACACCAACCAACACCATCATCaccatcaccatcatcatcatcatcaccaccaCCACTCACATCATCATTCTCATCAGCAGGATGCAGCAGCATTGACTGGCAATGGTAATGGCAACGCTGTTGGCAACGCTGAGgatgacaacgacaacgaggGCAAACTGCGTCGCGTGCCAAGCGATTTGGATCCCTGGGGCAGGCTAAGCGAATCACGCAAATCCAGCTACAACAATTTGGTGCCGCTTGGCGAGAATAGCGCTGGCTCCGGTACGCATCAGCTCTATGCGTTTCCAGCTTTACCCGACAATCTTTACAGTCCCACAGCAGAG TACGCTGTCGCTCCAGATTGCGATGTGCTCATTGGGCTAACAACCTGTTCGCAATGTCACAATTGCTCCGTTTTGCTTTACGATGAGGAAATCATGAGCGGTTGGTCCGCCGAGGACTCCAATCTGAACACAACGTGCCATGCGTGCAACAAGTTTACGGTGCCGTTTCTCACCGTGCAGCTCACACGACTCGCTGCCACCGATGCGGACACCAACGATGCGGACTCGCCACTGGAGTCACCCGAGGCAGCTGATAAATTGAGCCTTACAGTGCCGTATTTGAATCCCTTGGTGCTGCGCAAGGAACTGGAGAATATACTCACACAGGAAGGGGACATGGCGCTTATCAAGCCGAGCTTTGTACAGGATCATGCCATCATCTATTGGAATCTGTTGTGGCTCATGGAGCGCATCGAGACGAAAACACATTTGCCAGAGCTTTGTCTGCCGGCGCCt agCGATGAGCAGCAACTGGATCCATTGAGCAAACTGAAGACGGTGCACATTCAATGCCTGTGGGATAATCTGAATTTGCACGAGACGAGCGGTCCGCccatgtatatattatatagggAAACGCGTCCGACGAGTCCGCTGATCAAGGCGCTGCTAACCGAACAGGCGCAGCTAAGCAAAAA CGtcatacaacaaataatatcCGCTATACGTTGCAACGATCTGGCAACGCCATTGAAGCGCTTGGCCAACGAACGTCACAAGCTGAAGAACAATGGAGTGGAGCGTTCGCATTCCTTTTACCGTGACATACTCTTCCTGGCCCTAACCGCCATCGGGCGTGCCAATGTCGATTTAGCCACATTCCATCGCGAATATGCAGCCGTATTCGATAAGCTAACGGAACGAGAATGCAATATGTATTATCGTAATCAAGATTTACCGCCATCAGCCTCAACGATCTTTTGTCGTGCCTACTTTaggccactgctgctgccctga
- the LOC108606817 gene encoding DENN domain-containing protein Crag isoform X1 — protein MEEKRIADYFVVAGMPEQPQLLQENIFNDSGRLRAATTIEPITDIGVFFPLLGEQIPEGYQLLEYTPTGLPANLNHGSVRTTECYIFYRRGKDRPPLVDIGVLYDGHERIMSDAEIVAETPAGRVANVNNSSAKTFLTYRRARPDMPCNELVVTELCVIVQSKGERPPHAFCLIYKTLNKGYVGSDVYLCYKKSMYRPKHISYKPEILLRYPTMDHNDFPLKLCPSVPLFCLPMGASLEAWPHVNGNEKRKPISPVFSTFVLTVSDGTYKVYGSALTFYEDYDEALLSDEQRELLGWNDEFAAQHSLHMIKAICLLSHHPFGDTFDKWLKYLHRMVLYGVNMPIPVERYITQLLDEVPFPAPSIHLQLSNSESNDRILLTQPEDSPLPRSGAGFHMLLQNLGTDNCLHVLLLALTEQKILIHSLRPATLTAVAEAIVSLLFPFKWQCPYIPLCPLGLAEVLHAPLPYLIGVDSRFFDLYEPPTDVTCIDLDTNNISLCDSQRHLTPKLLPKRAARLLRQTLTELENAKPLSYESTNSLDRDIRKRKRELLLEQRIQEAFLLFMASILRGYRDYLVPISKAPSVGATDPSALFQLKAFLRSRDKSHHKFFELMMKTQMFIRFIEERSFVSDGDHGLSFFDEVAEKVSGYDETPTQLHLVDWDTGQSSERTKYIFPPDAPSAAAGQAAAELSYNYGNFTLQPELLLSNRRSAQSQTLLQLQLSASLSPGSPIARRTKHEVKLSQKLASRCQQHPEAWSKYLLATCYSLYFLILPSMVLDTRHGGKEADILRAAYDVLVRAAKLKITCDEFCYRIMMQLCGIHNLPVLAVRLHYLMKRSGVQPNALTYGFYNRCVLESQWPSDSTTLSQLRWNRIKNVVLGAAHFRRAGKRRAAAKLSKSLGASHEQNLSTLETVDGQSRSSLASSGDCAVVTSGGGGVGALLDFAALDRLRNKLGSIVRQTVAGGAADALPTGDVVNSAGLLISSEASTPHSPNKTRKHIMSIGDGEEEEEEDEVVEQQQQPNDATELIDDDDELQVELDADAEQDELDEHAQRARQRVQSPTKISPRTPVTQNDPLGALNEEEATPKSQVPPTETTTTTTITNALQSNIYSDKPILFRGQRSATFDESTQIGKSMHRSETMPVASSGVTHSLANIGSSLKFTFGRYSPARMSFKKDLKLPANIIENISSISPSLTGKKSNELIQGSLSSIKFAANSLTRKFDEIKGAISANSTPVKTNNGHPPHQPHNHQLNHNHQLNHNQHTNQHHHHHHHHHHHHHHHSHHHSHQQDAAALTGNGNGNAVGNAEDDNDNEGKLRRVPSDLDPWGRLSESRKSSYNNLVPLGENSAGSGTHQLYAFPALPDNLYSPTAEYAVAPDCDVLIGLTTCSQCHNCSVLLYDEEIMSGWSAEDSNLNTTCHACNKFTVPFLTVQLTRLAATDADTNDADSPLESPEAADKLSLTVPYLNPLVLRKELENILTQEGDMALIKPSFVQDHAIIYWNLLWLMERIETKTHLPELCLPAPSDEQQLDPLSKLKTVHIQCLWDNLNLHETSGPPMYILYRETRPTSPLIKALLTEQAQLSKNVIQQIISAIRCNDLATPLKRLANERHKLKNNGVERSHSFYRDILFLALTAIGRANVDLATFHREYAAVFDKLTERECNMYYRNQDLPPSASTIFCRAYFRPLLLP, from the exons ATGGAGGAGAAGCGCATAGCGGACTACTTTGTGGTCGCTGGCATGCCGGAGCAgcctcagctgctgcaagAGAACATATTCAATGATTCGGGACGTCTGAGAGCGGCGACCACCATCGAACCTATAACCGATATTGGAGTGTTCTTTCCACTGCTGGGCGAGCAAATACCCGAAGGCTATCAGCTGCTCGAATATACGCCCACGGGACTGCCTGCGAATCTAAATCATGGATCAGTGCGCACCACCGAGTGTTATATATTCTATAGACGTGGCAAGGATCGACCGCCGCTGGTGGATATAG GTGTGCTCTATGATGGACACGAGCGTATCATGTCGGATGCGGAAATTGTCGCGGAGACGCCGGCGGGACGTGTAGCGAATGTTAACAATTCATCGGCGAAAACATTTCTCACATATCGACGCGCACGTCCCGATATGCCGTGCAATGAGCTTGTCGTGACCGAACTGTGCGTCATAGTCCAAAGCAAGGGCGAGCGACCACCACATGCATTCTGCTTGATCTACAAGACGCTGAACAAAGGCTATGTGGGCAGCGATGTTTATTTGTGCTACAAAAAGTCCATGTACCGTCCCAAGCATATAAGCTATAAGCCGGAGATATTGCTGCGCTATCCGACGATGGATCACAATGATTTTCCGCTTAAGTTATGTCCAAGTGTGCCGCTCTTTTGTCTGCCCATGGGCGCGAGCCTGGAGGCCTGGCCGCATGTCAATGGCAATGAGAAACGCAAACCGATTAGTCCAGTGTTTAGTACATTTGTTTTAACTGTTAGCGATGGCACGTATAAAGTTTATGGCTCTGCTTTAACCTTTTACGAGGATTACGA CGAAGCTCTCTTATCCGATGAACAGCGCGAGCTGCTTGGCTGGAATGATGAGTTTGCTGCTCAGCATTCGCTGCATATGATCAAGGCCATCTGCTTGCTATCGCATCATCCCTTTGGCGACACCTTCGACAAGTGGCTCAAGTATTTGCAC CGCATGGTCTTGTATGGCGTTAATATGCCCATACCCGTGGAGCGCTACATTACCCAGCTGCTGGATGAGGTGCCCTTTCCTGCGCCCAGCATTCACCTGCAGTTGTCCAACAGCGAGTCCAATGATCGCATCCTGTTAACCCAGCCCGAGGATTCGCCGTTGCCACGCAGTGGCGCTGGCTTTCATATGCTGCTCCAGAATCTGGGCACGGACAATTGCCTGCATGtcctgctgctggcgctcacCGAACAGAAGATACTCATACACTCACTTAg ACCCGCTACGCTAACAGCTGTGGCTGAGGCAATTGTGTCGCTGCTGTTTCCTTTCAAGTGGCAGTGCCCCTATATACCGTTATGTCCGCTAGGACTCGCCGAAGTGCTGCATGCGCCTTTGCCTTATTTAATAGGCGTAGACTCGCGCTTCTTCGATCTGTATGAGCCGCCAACAGATGTGACCTGCATCGATTTGGATACGAACAACATAAGC CTGTGCGACTCGCAGCGTCACTTGAcgccaaagctgctgccaaagcgtGCGGCGCGCTTGTTGCGTCAAACGCTCACCGAGCTGGAGAACGCCAAACCGCTGAGCTATGAGTCCACCAATAGTTTGGATCGCGATATACGCAAGCGCAAgcgtgagctgctgctggagcagcgcaTACAGGAAGcgtttttgctatttatggCGTCGATATTGCGTGGCTATCGTGACTATTTGGTGCCCATATCCAAGGCGCCATCGGTGGGAGCAACAGATCCAAGCGCGCTGTTTCAACTTAAAGCGTTTCTGCGCAGCAGAGATAAA TCGCATCACAAATTCTTTGAGCTAATGATGAAAACTCAAATGTTTATACGTTTTATTGAGGAGCGCAGCTTTGTAAGCGACGGCGATCATGGGTTAAGTTTCTTTGATGAGGTTGCTGAGAAAGTAAGCGGCTATGATGAGACGCCCACGCAGCTGCATTTGGTGGATTGGGATACGGGTCAGAGCAGCGAACGcaccaaatatatatttccaCCAGATGCaccaagtgctgctgctgggcaagctgcagctgagcttaGCTATAATTATGGCAACTTTACGCTGCAGCCGGAGCTGCTGCTAAGCAATCGACGCAGCGCGCAATCgcaaacgctgctgcagctgcagctaagcgCTTCACTATCCCCAGGTTCACCCATTGCGCGACGCACCAAGCACGAGGTGAAGCTATCACAAAAGCTTGCGAGTCGCTGTCAGCAGCATCCGGAGGCATggagcaaatatttgctggcCACCTGCTATTCGCTTTACTTTCTTATACTGCCCTCCATGGTGCTGGACACGCGTCATGGCGGCAAGGAGGCGGACATTTTACGCGCCGCCTATGACGTGCTGGTGCGCGCCGCCAAGCTGAAGATTACCTGCGATGAGTTTTGCTATCGCATCATGATGCAGCTCTGCGGCATTCACAATCTGCCAGTGCTCGCAGTGCGTCTGCACTATCTAATGAAGCGTTCGGGCGTGCAGCCCAATGCCTTGACCTACGGCTTCTACAATCGCTGCGTGCTGGAGTCGCAGTGGCCCAGCGACAGCACCACGTTGAGTCAGCTACGCTGGAATCGCATTAAGAATGTTGTGCTGGGTGCGGCGCATTTTAGACGCGCGGGCAAGCGTCGTGCTGCCGCCAAGCTAAGCAAATCTTTGGGCGCATCGCATGAGCAAAATCTAAGCACACTGGAAACTGTGGATGGTCAGTCCCGCAGCAGTTTGGCCAGCTCGGGTGACTGCGCTGTTGTTActagtggcggcggcggcgttggcgcGCTGCTTGACTTTGCTGCACTCGATCGGCTGCGCAATAAACTTGGCAGCATTGTGCGTCAAACTGTTGCGGGTGGTGCTGCCGATGCGCTGCCCACGGGTGATGTGGTCAACAGCGCGGGGCTGCTCATCAGCAGCGAAGCCAGCACGCCGCATTCACCCAACAAAACGCGCAAACATATTATGAGCATAGGCGATggcgaggaggaggaggaggaggatgaagtggtggagcagcagcagcagccaaacgaCGCCACTGAGCtcattgatgatgatgatgaactGCAGGTTGAGCTCGATGCGGATGCGGAGCAGGATGAGCTCGATGAGCATGCCCAGCGGGCCAGGCAACGTGTGCAGAGCCCAACCAA AATCTCTCCGCGCACGCCCGTAACCCAAAACGATCCGTTGGGTGCACTCAACGAAGAGGAAGCCACGCCCAAATCGCAAGTGCCGCCcacagagacaacaacaacgacaacaataacaaatgcactACAGAGCAATATATATAGCGATAAGCCGATATTATTCCGTGGACAGCGTAGCGCAACGTTCGATGAATCGACGCAGATTGGGAAGAGCATGCATCGGTCGGAGACAATGCCGGTGGCCAGTAGTGGGGTGACTCATAGTCTGGCCAACATTGGTTCCTCGCTAAAGTTTACTTTCGG ACGTTATTCACCCGCACGAATGTCCTTTAAGAAAGACTTGAAATTGCCCGCCAATATCATAGAAAATATATCAAGCATAAG TCCCAGCCTGACGGGCAAGAAATCCAACGAGCTTATCCAAGGCAGTCTGAGCAGCATTAAGTTTGCAGCCAATTCGCTGACGCGGAAGTTTGATGAAATCAAGGGCGCCATATCGGCCAACTCAACGCCGGTAAAGACCAACAATGGGCATCCGCCGCATCAGCCACATAATCATCAACTCAATCACAATCACCAACTGAATCACAATCAGCACACCAACCAACACCATCATCaccatcaccatcatcatcatcatcaccaccaCCACTCACATCATCATTCTCATCAGCAGGATGCAGCAGCATTGACTGGCAATGGTAATGGCAACGCTGTTGGCAACGCTGAGgatgacaacgacaacgaggGCAAACTGCGTCGCGTGCCAAGCGATTTGGATCCCTGGGGCAGGCTAAGCGAATCACGCAAATCCAGCTACAACAATTTGGTGCCGCTTGGCGAGAATAGCGCTGGCTCCGGTACGCATCAGCTCTATGCGTTTCCAGCTTTACCCGACAATCTTTACAGTCCCACAGCAGAG TACGCTGTCGCTCCAGATTGCGATGTGCTCATTGGGCTAACAACCTGTTCGCAATGTCACAATTGCTCCGTTTTGCTTTACGATGAGGAAATCATGAGCGGTTGGTCCGCCGAGGACTCCAATCTGAACACAACGTGCCATGCGTGCAACAAGTTTACGGTGCCGTTTCTCACCGTGCAGCTCACACGACTCGCTGCCACCGATGCGGACACCAACGATGCGGACTCGCCACTGGAGTCACCCGAGGCAGCTGATAAATTGAGCCTTACAGTGCCGTATTTGAATCCCTTGGTGCTGCGCAAGGAACTGGAGAATATACTCACACAGGAAGGGGACATGGCGCTTATCAAGCCGAGCTTTGTACAGGATCATGCCATCATCTATTGGAATCTGTTGTGGCTCATGGAGCGCATCGAGACGAAAACACATTTGCCAGAGCTTTGTCTGCCGGCGCCt agCGATGAGCAGCAACTGGATCCATTGAGCAAACTGAAGACGGTGCACATTCAATGCCTGTGGGATAATCTGAATTTGCACGAGACGAGCGGTCCGCccatgtatatattatatagggAAACGCGTCCGACGAGTCCGCTGATCAAGGCGCTGCTAACCGAACAGGCGCAGCTAAGCAAAAA CGtcatacaacaaataatatcCGCTATACGTTGCAACGATCTGGCAACGCCATTGAAGCGCTTGGCCAACGAACGTCACAAGCTGAAGAACAATGGAGTGGAGCGTTCGCATTCCTTTTACCGTGACATACTCTTCCTGGCCCTAACCGCCATCGGGCGTGCCAATGTCGATTTAGCCACATTCCATCGCGAATATGCAGCCGTATTCGATAAGCTAACGGAACGAGAATGCAATATGTATTATCGTAATCAAGATTTACCGCCATCAGCCTCAACGATCTTTTGTCGTGCCTACTTTaggccactgctgctgccctga